From the genome of Podospora pseudoanserina strain CBS 124.78 chromosome 7 map unlocalized CBS124.78p_7.2, whole genome shotgun sequence, one region includes:
- the TFC4 gene encoding transcription factor TFIIIC subunit tfc4 (BUSCO:EOG09260CMZ; EggNog:ENOG503NXIZ; COG:K): MNTFSSGLGGIPMDMLDPSLFPEGHRPLPPAQQQDQDAEMGDCPAPGDDHLEDGGEESDVSDMSVDSDAMELAAEVARFDKQQEEFVARQRADAAGVPYQPPAKSAAAAGEKKTKGGVIIAKGRKRKSKTVKGPRQAVKPSPDILFRLNLAQQAFQRGDYEATMTMISEIIRINSEVIHAWVLLSSVHEALENRSQAVMCRITAAHLTPRDVPQWIATAEYCLEGVDEMDDDEEGNQTAEKIETLKRAYACYSQALEVDRTHIQARIARADVIMMMGNQQSRALGEYQKALGYRPYNIRTVRNIADVALDVKDLKKGAGIARAAYRKVINYLMERGTFEAEEGRFEWSDLRIYLEFFGTLELWREGLKELKEIARWLSGRREETYWEQFDDGPMGDDDREWDIGEERRFGVQGFVPGKFPRESYGLGMPMDLRAKMFVYRCKLGFQDTEARRHLELLDPTRQEEFMDFPDCLKDIAVALLDQNKAAEAKQYLDLFKHIAETEGTGSIDADFLVCQGRYHISLGEKQTAEECFIAAIEDDEDHIEARVQLANMYEGEQEQEGREEAFLLVHEALNLQKLGPRKRRGPYGPRKNTGPRKPRKPRDPNAPKSKYVPRRLLNAEKRRQQEIEQTKEATKNYQIMQEMEGNALLGDEEAKSKWMAAAKALVDDFRAYKQFYPWDKYIKFLGYVNPSEGGQQAVPARNLKLAAMEERLRQNLAPADGADPATAATVNKPHFKIPQEHRGIPFTEWLNIFLNYAFALVRAGQHREAYAVCHAARDSVVWTSIDNTFLIHVAWASCAVYAGDEETCVAIARYFMRDYRPGTDSYRMFSAMCRVCQTPVSWYTSGPAQKFILRQIKTMDNIVMRQQQSPSGEKDDSIGLDVSLLTIYGHILFTTTSYTYALSYFARAASIDPTNCLINLSTGLAYIHYALKRQATNRQYLLNQGFGFLFRYYEDRLAEAERNGSAGQRQEAHFNMARAYSLIGLGNVAVEFYKKVLEEPPVQKVDRSDEERWKGGLAEEDLRVEAAYNLRSMGYLLGDLEGAAGVVRKWMVLE; this comes from the coding sequence ATGaacaccttctcctccgggCTGGGGGGCATCCCCATGGACATGCTCGACCCATCTCTCTTCCCCGAGGGCCACCGACCTCTTCCCCCAGCTCAGCAGCAAGATCAGGATGCTGAAATGGGAGACTGCCCCGCTCCTGGTGACGACCACCTCGAAGATGGTGGCGAGGAGTCAGACGTCAGCGACATGTCTGTCGACTCTGACGCCATGGAGCTCGCTGCCGAAGTCGCGAGGTTCGacaagcagcaggaggaaTTCGTCGCTCGCCAGAGGGCTGATGCTGCGGGTGTTCCTTATCAACCCCCTGCCaagtcggcggcggcggctggagagaagaagacaaagggGGGTGTGATTATCGCCAAGGGACGCAAGCGCAAGTCAAAGACTGTCAAGGGTCCGAGACAGGCGGTCAAGCCCTCGCCGGATATCCTGTTTCGATTGAACTTGGCTCAGCAGGCGTTTCAGAGGGGGGATTACGAGGCGACCATGACGATGATTTCGGAGATTATCCGGATCAATTCCGAGGTTATTCATGCTTGGGTGTTGCTGTCGTCGGTGCACGAGGCGCTGGAGAACCGGTCCCAGGCGGTGATGTGCCGGATTACGGCTGCGCATTTGACGCCGAGGGATGTGCCGCAGTGGATCGCGACGGCGGAGTATTGTCTTGAGGGGGTGGACGAGatggacgatgatgaggaggggaatcAGACTGCGGAAAAGATTGAGACGTTGAAGAGAGCGTATGCTTGTTATAGTCAGGCGTTGGAGGTGGACAGGACGCATATCCAGGCGAGGATTGCTAGGGCGGATGTGAttatgatgatggggaatcAGCAGAGCAGGGCTTTGGGGGAGTATCAGAAGGCGCTTGGGTACAGGCCGTATAATATTCGGACGGTGAGGAATATTGCGGATGTGGCGCTAGATGTGAAGGATTTAAAGAAGGGGGCGGGGATTGCGAGGGCAGCGTATAGGAAGGTGATTAATTAtttgatggagagggggacgtttgaggcggaggaggggaggtttgaGTGGAGTGATTTGAGAATTTATCTCGAGTTCTTTGGGACGTTGGAGttgtggagggaggggttgaaagAGCTGAAGGAGATTGCCAGGTGGTTGTcggggagaagagaagaaacgTATTGGGAGcagtttgatgatgggccgatgggggatgatgatCGGGAGTGGGAtattggggaggagaggagattCGGAGTGCAGGGCTTTGTGCCGGGCAAGTTTCCGAGAGAGAGTTATGGCTTGGGGATGCCCATGGATTTGAGGGCGAAGATGTTTGTTTACCGGTGCAAACTGGGGTTCCAGGATACTGAGGCCAGGCGACATTTGGAGCTGCTTGATCCGACAAGGCAAGAGGAATTCATGGACTTCCCGGACTGCTTGAAGGATATCGCGGTTGCGCTGCTGGATCAGAACAAGGCTGCGGAGGCGAAGCAGTATCTGGACCTGTTCAAGCACATTGCTGAGACAGAGGGCACGGGCAGCATCGATGCGGACTTCTTGGTCTGTCAAGGTCGATATCACATCTCTTTGGGGGAGAAGCAGACCGCTGAAGAATGTTTCATTGCTGCGattgaggacgatgaggaccACATCGAGGCTCGCGTGCAGCTTGCCAATATGTACGAAGGAGaacaggagcaggagggcaGGGAGGAAGCTTTCTTGCTGGTTCATGAGGCCCTGAACCTGCAGAAGCTGGGACCAAGAAAGAGACGTGGTCCGTATGGTCCCCGGAAGAACACTGGGCCGCGCAAACCCAGAAAACCAAGGGATCCAAATGCGCCAAAGTCGAAGTATGTGCCGCGCCGGTTGCTCAATGCTGAGAAGAGGAGACAACAGGAGATTGAGCAGACAAAGGAAGCGACCAAGAACTACCAGATAATGCAAGAGATGGAGGGCAACGCTTTGCtaggggatgaggaggccaagaGCAAGTGGATGGCGGCTGCGAAGGCGTTGGTTGACGACTTCCGGGCTTACAAGCAGTTTTATCCTTGGGACAAATACATCAAGTTCCTGGGATACGTCAACCCTTCCGAGGGTGGCCAGCAGGCTGTTCCTGCCAGGAACTTGAAGCTCGCCGCCATGGAGGAACGTTTGCGTCAGAACCTCGCTCCGGCGGATGGTGCCGACCCGGCTACTGCGGCTACCGTCAACAAGCCTCATTTCAAGATTCCCCAAGAACATCGCGGCATTCCGTTCACGGAGTGGTTGAATATTTTCCTCAACTACGCCTTCGCCCTCGTCCGCGCCGGTCAGCATAGAGAGGCTTATGCCGTCTGCCACGCCGCCCGGGACTCTGTTGTCTGGACATCCATCGACAACACCTTTCTTATCCACGTTGCCTGGGCATCCTGTGCCGTCTACGCTGGCGACGAAGAAACCTGCGTTGCTATTGCCCGCTATTTCATGAGGGATTACCGCCCAGGCACGGATTCTTACCGCATGTTCTCGGCTATGTGCCGAGTCTGCCAGACGCCCGTGTCGTGGTACACGTCGGGCCCGGCCCAAAAGTTCATTTTGAGGCAGATCAAGACAATGGACAACATTGTCATGAGACAGCAGCAATCGCCGTCTGGGGAAAAGGACGATTCGATTGGGTTGGACGTCTCCCTGCTCACTATTTACGGGCACATTCTCTTCACGACCACCTCGTACACCTACGCCCTGTCCTACTTTGCCCGCGCTGCCTCGATCGATCCCACAAACTGCCTCATCAACCTGTCCACGGGCCTGGCGTACATCCACTACGCCTTGAAGAGGCAGGCTACCAACAGGCAGTATCTCCTCAACCAAGGCTTCGGTTTTTTGTTTAGGTACTATGAAGACAGgctggcggaggcggagaggaatGGGAGTGCGGGACAGAGGCAGGAGGCGCATTTCAATATGGCGAGGGCGTATTCGCTGATTGGGCTGGGGAATGTGGCGGTGGAGTTTTAcaagaaggtgttggaggagccGCCGGTGCAAAAGGTGGATaggagtgatgaggagaggtggaagggggggttggcggaggaggatttgaggGTGGAGGCGGCGTATAATTTGAGGAGTATGGGGTATTTgttgggggatttggagggggcggcgggggtggtgaggaagtggATGGTTTTGGAGTGA